The genomic window TATGTCCACGTGTTGAGCTTTGCACCTAACGCAGCTATCGGCACTGTAAGCACTGCTCCTGCACCCGCCCCTAGGGCAACAGGACTATTGTAGAACTTTCCTACCTGAGGCTCGATTGGAGTCATGTAGGCAGGAAGTGTGGGCCTAGGATATTTGAAGGCGATTTCCAGAGGGTCCCTTACCAACAGCAAGTTCACCATATTGAACAGCGGGAAGGACATTCCGACTAGAGTTCCGCCTATAATAATGGCTGCATGTTTGTTTCGCCGCGTTGCCCAGTACGTCAAGTCTAACAGCATTGCCGATGGAATCCAGACTGGCACGACTACGAAGTCGTACGGGTATCCAAGTGCGAACCATGCACCCTTGGCCACCCAAGTGTAGATGGTCATAATGGTTGCATAGTACGTTGCAGTTCCCGGCACTCCGGTAAAGAGCATGTAGTAGATCGCTCCTACCGCGAGCATCGTAGACTGACCGATCGAGAATACCACGAACGAGGTCCATTCCCAGTCAGTGTAGAAGATGTAATCTCCTGCATTGATGGTCAGCAATGTGCTGTTGACGGCAACAACGACAATGAAAAGATAGTGCGTTGTACGTCTAAGCCAGACCATTATTCACCTAGACAATAGGGTGGTATATAAAATTTTATACAGACGGCCAGCATTGGCTTGAATTCAGCAAATGTCCGAAATCCTTTTCAGAAAAAGGATCAGCCTTAGCAGATCAATGTCGATTAAAAGAACCTGGACAATAATAAAAAGAGGAAAAGTAGAGCCTAAGCTCTTACTGGTTTCTCGCCGGCGACTTTCATAATCCAGAAGAAACCGAGTGCCTCAATTACGGTCAGGACGGACAGTGCGTACATTCCACTAGGCAGTGGATACGCCCACGGGTACACCGTAATTCCAACGTAGATTCCGCCAGCAGTTGCCGCCCAGCATAGAGCAAAACCCAAGATGTAAACGCCCTTCATGTTCTCGACCCTTCGGCCGATCATGCGTTCAATGTCATCTCGGCTTTCGCTGCCACCGCCGCCACCGCTGGGCCTTCGACCACCGCTTCCGTATCCCTTTGGTAAAGTCATTTGCTATAGAATCAAAAGATGCCTTTTTAAATTTTGCTATCGGTGCGGAGGCAAAAGTCGAACCGGGCTGGGAATGGGCTAGGCTGCGCCCCTTCCCCTACCCGGAAGGCCTTGCAGACCGGTAAACCTGCCAAGAACCACTACGATTGTCACAACGAGTGCAAGAACAAAGACAACATTCAGAGGGAACTCTGGCACGACGACCAT from Nitrososphaera sp. includes these protein-coding regions:
- a CDS encoding ammonia monooxygenase, which gives rise to MVWLRRTTHYLFIVVVAVNSTLLTINAGDYIFYTDWEWTSFVVFSIGQSTMLAVGAIYYMLFTGVPGTATYYATIMTIYTWVAKGAWFALGYPYDFVVVPVWIPSAMLLDLTYWATRRNKHAAIIIGGTLVGMSFPLFNMVNLLLVRDPLEIAFKYPRPTLPAYMTPIEPQVGKFYNSPVALGAGAGAVLTVPIAALGAKLNTWTYRWMAAWSKWD